A single region of the bacterium genome encodes:
- a CDS encoding biotin/lipoyl-binding protein — protein sequence MKTTGRRLLLGACVVALVGASVYAFLPRPAAVETAPVSVGPLAAGIEEEGRTRARDRYTVAAPTAGHLERVTLRAGDPVRRGQPLAVLRLTALDPREREA from the coding sequence ATGAAGACGACCGGCCGGCGGCTGCTCCTCGGCGCGTGCGTCGTCGCGCTCGTGGGCGCCTCCGTCTACGCCTTCCTGCCGCGCCCCGCCGCCGTCGAAACGGCCCCCGTCTCGGTGGGGCCGCTGGCGGCGGGCATCGAGGAGGAGGGCCGGACGCGGGCGCGCGACCGTTACACCGTGGCCGCGCCGACCGCGGGGCACCTCGAGCGCGTGACGCTGCGCGCGGGCGACCCCGTGAGGCGCGGGCAGCCGCTGGCGGTGCTGCGGCTGACTGCCCTGGATCCGCGCGAGCGCGAGGC